The Desulfobulbaceae bacterium DB1 genome includes a region encoding these proteins:
- a CDS encoding pilus assembly protein PilC: MPVYTWKGVNSYGEKRQGKLEAQSEAGALAQLKKIRIKPTVLKEAPKDLFSNIAMFQPKVTGKDVVIFTRQLSTMIDAGLPLVQSLEILAGQQDNPTFKKLLNAVRLDVETGMTFADSMKKHPKVFDNLYCNMIDAGEMGGILDTILNRLAAFMEKSMALKKKIKGAMTYPVICLCIALVITAVILIFVVPVFAKMFADFGSALPAPTQIVVDASNFVKSNFFLMFVALAVVVVAVKKIYNTEKGRKKIDMLMLKAPVFGPLVRKVAVAKFTRTLGTMLHSGVPILESLNVVGKTAGNKVIEEAVFRVADSITEGRSIAEPLEETGVFPSMVVQMINVGESTGALDTMLEKVADFYDEEVDQAVENMTAMIEPFMMVFLGGLIGGLVIAMYLPIFKMASVVG; this comes from the coding sequence ATGCCTGTTTATACATGGAAGGGAGTAAACTCATACGGCGAAAAAAGACAAGGAAAGCTGGAGGCGCAAAGCGAAGCCGGGGCTCTTGCCCAGTTGAAGAAGATCAGGATCAAGCCCACGGTTTTGAAGGAGGCGCCCAAGGATCTTTTCTCCAATATCGCCATGTTTCAGCCCAAGGTTACCGGCAAGGATGTTGTGATTTTTACCCGGCAGCTTTCCACCATGATCGACGCCGGCCTTCCCCTGGTGCAGAGTCTGGAGATTCTGGCCGGGCAACAGGATAATCCAACTTTCAAGAAGCTGCTGAATGCGGTTCGTCTTGATGTGGAAACAGGTATGACCTTTGCCGATTCCATGAAAAAGCATCCCAAGGTGTTCGACAATCTTTATTGCAACATGATCGACGCGGGTGAAATGGGCGGTATTCTCGACACCATTCTCAATCGGTTGGCGGCATTCATGGAAAAGAGCATGGCTTTGAAGAAAAAAATCAAGGGCGCCATGACCTATCCGGTGATCTGTCTCTGTATTGCACTGGTGATTACCGCGGTTATTCTTATTTTTGTCGTACCGGTTTTTGCCAAGATGTTTGCTGATTTCGGCTCCGCTCTTCCCGCGCCCACCCAGATAGTCGTCGATGCCAGCAATTTTGTGAAGAGCAATTTCTTTTTAATGTTTGTCGCCCTGGCCGTGGTCGTTGTTGCCGTAAAAAAGATTTACAATACGGAAAAAGGCAGAAAAAAGATCGATATGCTCATGTTGAAGGCGCCGGTGTTCGGGCCTTTGGTGCGAAAAGTGGCGGTTGCCAAATTTACCCGGACGCTTGGTACCATGCTGCACAGCGGCGTGCCCATCCTCGAGTCGTTGAATGTGGTCGGCAAAACCGCCGGAAATAAGGTGATCGAAGAGGCGGTGTTTCGTGTTGCCGACAGCATCACCGAGGGGCGTTCCATCGCCGAACCGCTGGAGGAAACCGGGGTTTTTCCCAGCATGGTGGTGCAGATGATCAATGTCGGTGAGTCAACCGGCGCACTTGATACCATGCTGGAAAAGGTTGCCGATTTTTATGATGAGGAGGTCGATCAGGCGGTGGAAAACATGACTGCCATGATTGAGCCTTTTATGATGGTATTCCTCGGCGGGCTCATCGGCGGTCTGGTTATCGCCATGTATCTGCCGATTTTCAAGATGGCCAGCGTTGTTGGTTAA